The genomic region GGGCTGGCAGCGCCACCGAGTTTACCCAGACCTACTGGCCTGCGTGCACGGTGTTGAGAACGGCAAGTTCCGTTTCTCGGTACTGGAAACTAAGGGTGACCATTTGAAGGGTAATGATGATACGGAATACAAACGCAAACTGTTCGAGCTGTTTACCCGATATGCGGATATAACAGCGTCAATCGGCCAGCTTGCGCTTGAAGACCAGGGCGACCCTCTAAGCTTTAGAATGGTTATGGAGAAGGACTGGAAGCAAGGATTAGTAGACGAAGGAATTAAATAGGTAATATGTAGGTAACCAATAATTTGCTAGCTGGGAGCTATCTGCACCGAACTTCGCGACGGTGCGGTGAACGCTCCTCTGCCGATGATGGGGAACTCTTCCTGAGGCACAGGTTGGCGATTCTTTCCGCTCGGATGATTTTACGCAGGCAAAAGGCCCACCGCGTAACTTTTACGGATTGCAACCTATTGAAATTATTATTTTTATGCGAAACTTAGTCTCCTATCAACACTAATAATATCAAGGAGCTTAATTGAATTTAATCAAATTATTACCACTCAGTATTTTGTCGTTGGCACTCATAGCGTGCGGCGGCGGTGGCGGCTCAGACAATTCTTCGAACGATGATTCAAGCGAGCCAATTATCCTCAATGAAGGCGGGCCTGTAAGCGACCCAACCCCTATTGATTTCCAAAATCTAAACGAGATAAAAACCGAAGCTTTCTATAATCACTTCGGGGTGAGCGTGGGCGCAGGCGACATCCTGATCATTTCAGGGAACATCGACACCGTCATTAATGATACGGACAACCGCCGATGCCTCGAACAGGATGGTTATTACACCGGCATTCGAATTCTCAATCTATCTGGTGTGAATGAAAGCATAAAGCGTTCATGTACGCCCTATTTCTTCCACCAATTTATTGACGCAGGGAACTACGATTTAAAACTCGGATTCCCGAGTGCCAAAGGGTCCTTCGTGGCAACAATTTTGCCGGCGGATTCCGAGCCTCAGCTTGGGAACCAGCTAGGTACGGGCGGTCATCCTGAAAACTTGGGGCGTATTGATATTGATGGAAAAAACAAGCTGACATCCCACCCAGCAACGAACCATTTTGGTTACAAGGGGAAGGCTGGTGAAACGATCTACCTACAGGCTTACGTGGACCCACGGGAAGATGCCACAACGGAAAGACGTTGCAGCGAGTTCGGGGATTACTTCAGTAATAAATATGCATTTGGCTGGGCTGTCATGTCTGAAGACATCTCAGGCAGCATCTATCACCGTCAACCAGTCTTCAGTTGTTCTGGAAGCCTTGAGCACACGTTCCCTAAAGATGGGATTTATCACTTCAACTTCCGCAGCTTTCTCGGTGGAACCGGTTATTTTTATGCGACCACCACACCTGCACCGCTTTAATCGATTAAACATGAAACATGAAACTTGAAACATCTTGCTTCCTTATTGCTGGTGCTGAGGTTAACTGCCCGCTTAGATGCATTATTGAAGCGGTTTTTGTGCCACCAAAAATGGCTATGCAGCGTCAACTATCTTGTCCGAACCGGCCAAGCTAATTGTCGCGCTATAAATAGAAAAGTGGATGGCGTCCTAATAATTAGACAGCCTTGGTCTCGAAATATAATTCTAATATCTTATACGTGGAGTGCTTCATGAAGCTACGGATAGCAGTGTTAGTTCTAGCATTCCCTTTCTTATCAGCCTGTATTGAAAGGGATGATGACTCGAAGCAAGAGGCGAAAAGCCAAGCAAACGTAGACCCGTACATTGACGGTATTGGTGATTTGGAGCCCGGCGAATACACAGTGCATTTAGTAAGTAGTGGAGCCTCAAGCCCAGAAGAGGGGTATCAAGTTGGTTGGGTGTCAATAACTAAATCTGGGAGAATAGTGAGAAATAGCGTGAATCACCCGTCTCCTCAGTGGGTTGGGAATGCTAAGTTCAAAAACGATCAATATTTCGAATGGCATGAAACATTTGTGGACTGGAAAAATGGAGTCAGCATTCACGAGCCCACTGAAACTCAAGGAACAGTACTGAACGAAAAGACCTTTAGCACGCCAGACCCCAGTGGGGCGCCGGAAACTCAACTTTTGTATGTCAAAGCGGATCAAGACACTCAGGCTCCTCCTATTACTCTTGAAGAACTAAGTGCGACGTACACAGGTTACAACTTCCTCGTGGACGATCGAACGATTTCATTCACAATTGATAGCGGTGGCGCCATAACTGGCGCAGATAACAAAGGTTGTGTTTTTAATGGGCAAGTGAGCAACTTGTCGTCTAATTACCGAATCTTTGACATCGATTTTGAAGTAGCAAACTGTCAAGGAGATACAATTTCTTCGTCGAAGAGAAATGGCAGCTTCAGTGGGGTAGGCATACTTGATCAGACTACATCTGTCAGTATCTATGGCAGACATGGCACGTTTGGTATCGGCAGTATGCATGACATTAATTCTGGGTCTAACGTGTTCAGTTTTTTTGCCCAAGATGACGACTTTGCATACCACTTTCTGAGTCCTACCTCAGTGCTGAAAAGGCAGCGCCTTCGCGAACTTTATGGCCCTACCCACGAAAAGTAGACACTCAGCCATGCGAATCTGCGCTCGTAGTCCACCGAGCTTATTATAGCCCAAGCTGGAGTGTCTTCTCTTCCGGTTATAAAACATTTCAATGTACTCGAAGATAGCGGATTGGGCGGTCGCGATCGACTCAAAATGCTCAGCGTAGATCAGCTCCACTTTCAGTCGGCTTAAGAATGATTTCATTGATCAAACGATTGTCGTGAGTTAAACGCCAACGCGCCTGCACCGGCGATTGAAGCAGCTGGGTTACCAGCTGCCGTTCAAATCGTTTCGGATGAAAAGCTGGCACAATCCTCAGAGTCCACTGGCCAGCTATGCGATGGCAGCCGTTGGTTGCATGGCGCGCTCGGGTTGGTTGACCTGACCCGCCAGCGTATGGGGCTCTGTGACCCGGCACTGTCGGCACAAGCGTTTACATGAGTCGTATACGTAGTCCGTATGTACGATTCTGCGAGAGGGCTGAGACGGTGACGTCTCACCTACTCGATACAAAGCAAACAGGGTGTTTAAAAAAGATAATTTATTTCATCGTTGGAAACGGTATGAACTTCAACCAAAGTCGAGCCCTTATGCTGGACGGTACATATTTTAATAGTACTATCAGTGCCCTCTTCTTTTACGTATACACAAGAAGCACGTCTTCTCTTAGAAGGATTGTATTTATTGTCTCCATTAAACTGGTTAATTTTTCCACCTTTAATTACAGTAATTAAAGTTTCTTCCTGATCACCATCCCGGTCAAACAGAACAGTTGCAAATTGCTGACTTGAATCTATTTCAAATTCAATATCGTCGAATTTTAACTCTTTCACCTTGCTCATCGTTTTCCCTCAACTATAGAATTAAAAATAATTACTATGCATAGACATCGACACCTAACGATTGCATTAGGAGCATTTCTTGTTTGTACTTGTTAAAGCCTGCTCGTTCATTGGCACTTGGAGGCCCAGCCGAAAAATGCATCTCGGCCTACGCTAACTGACATAAACTTGTAGAGCTTGGTTTGACTCCCGTTTTCATGGTTGTTGATATCCGCTAGATAGTGGAGTCTGCCACGAAGCAAACCCGTTACTGAGTATCCATTTTCTATTTCTCGCGAACTGACGACCGCAAGACCCTCCCAAGATGAACCAACACACAAAGCCACCTGTTTGGCATCTTTAAAGCTTGTATGCACTTCATCCGGGCCGCTTTTACGCATATTGTTGGGAGAGGCGCTACAACCAACAAGAAATAATGCTAAAGCTGAAACAATTAGCGGGTTTCTCACAACTTCCTCTTTTCGTTTTTACGTCGTGCAAACCGACGCGAGCTTGCAAGCGTCCGGTAGCCGACGGCTGCAAAGTGATGCGCTTTGTCAGCGGTGATCAAGGTCAAAGTGAAATCCTTGATGATTGCTGTCGTTTGGAACCATCCTCTTCAGCCCAAGTCAACGATACGTCAAATGCTACCCCCGTATCAAATGAGAGAGCCGCTATCAAGCTACAATCACCACCTGGCGCTAAACGTGGTATTGGTAATTTCACGTCAGCATCGCCAGTCACAAGAGGCGATGACTTGCCTTCGATTGACGTCACCTCCAAATCGATATCTTTTGCCGCAGAATACCCCCAGTTTCGTATTACGAACCTCGCGTTCTTAGCACTACCTTCAAGGTTTACACGAATATCAGCTTGCCTATCACTAGCAGAAGCTATATCTGACTTTTCAATCTTCTCGACTTCGTCACGGTGAAGCTTCAGCTGAAGTTCAGTAAGCTCTTCTTGCTTCTCTTGCAGGCGACGCGATCGGGCTTCATTCGCGCTTGATCGGCGTAACGAAACTATTGAAACAATAAGGCCGCCGCCGGCTAATAACACTCCACAAGCTGCAACGATGATAGTGATGACTTGATAAGGTTCCATCATGGTTTCTGTAATCGCTAACCGTGGATATATCGCATGGGCTCTACCCCGTTTCCACGATATTTCAAAAAAGTGTGCTCTCGATAAAGCCACTTTTCTGTCACGCCACACGGGGCCAAGTCTTATATTTAACAGTAGCTTAACTCAATCACTCGAGCACCACCATGTGATCGCTTGAATTCTTTATTGCCTGCTTGCGCCTGCGAGTGATGAACCCTGCCCGGTTTACTCTCAAGCCAGCGCTTCCCAACAAAAAAAACGTGCATGGGCCCAGGCGAGTGGCCCGTGGAGGACCACTCGTCAACATCTACCCAGAAGCCGACTTAGTGGAGTTCAGATCTTTCCGCAGTTTTGATACGACAGAAGAATTATCCAGCGAGCCTTCGTCTGCCGCAGCAGGATAAAACTCTTCAACTACCTGGTTCATCTCGTCCTCGTCATACTCAAACAGCGCATTCTCGAATCCCTTAGCTGCCGCCTTATCCAGCGCAGCCTGGTCAACGCCCTCCTCCTTCATCTGTCTGGCTTTCTCTCTGGCTTGGGCAACCGCCTCCTGCAATGGCACCCCTTCCTTGATAACCAAATCCACGTAGTAGATCGGCGTCCGATGGCTCTGTGTTGTGCTTTTGCCCCGTAGCTTCAATTCCAACGGCATATACGCAAGTAGACCGCCAGAGACTGCCTGGTAGTAGCTCAGCCTGGCCGCAAGCGTTCGGATGCTGTTGTAGCCCGTTGTGCGGAAGATGAACGTGCCCACGTCATCATCATCGCCAACCTTCACATTCAGACGGCCATAGGGCTTACACAGCCCGCCTTTACCAAACTCACACAAGGTTGGTGAGGGGCATGGCAAAGATTGCACTCCTGACTGCGTCAGACGCCTACACGTGTCGCCATTACCTACACACATAGGTCGACCGCTTTTCCGATCGAACATGGTGTACTCAGCCCGCAGGTTAAGATCTGCTTCGTTGAACAGCATGCGCACAGGAATGGTTCGCAGCTTGCCGTTCGGCGCGTCTTTTCGTAGCTCTTCATCTATGGGGTGGGTAACCCATCCGCTTTTCTCCTGAACCTGGGAGGTAATGGTGAATTGATTATCTTTTTGAGGCAGTCGGATGCCGTTCTTTTCAACGACCCGACCAATGCTGATGCGCCCCAACACGGGAGGCGTAATAGCCAAACCTTTGATCATGATGACTCTCCTGAAAAAGAGCCGCGGGGCACTTGTCATACCCGCGTGGCCAATGGGGTGTTCATGCTTGAATGAGGAACCGTCGGCTTCCCGACTTGGTGATTGGATATTGATCCATAAGCCCTGGCTGATCCTGAAGCAGCTTCTTCGTATTCAGCCCGACGGAATCTTTGCTTCGTTTCCAGCTAACGCTCCCACTTGGGAAAGTGGCCTTTGAAGCTTCACCCATTTGGCTTTGGATGCGCTGCTTCAAATGCGACTCGGTGGATTTCAGGGTTTCCATTTCAGAACGAATGGCCAGAAGCTCGTCAAACGCCTGGGACAGATCTTTGCTCTGGCTGAAATCCAGGGTTTCCCCTTTATCAATTGGGTAGAGGTGGCGCAGCGCTCGATCGGCAGAATCGGTTCCGTCAACTGGTGGCGGTGTATCCGTTTCAACGAAGTCCCAGAACTGGCGCTCCAGCTCAATCAGTGCGTCGATGAGCTCTTCATTCCGTTCAATTCGATAGATTTTCAGTTCTTGCCCACACAGCAGCACGCAGACATCGGCGGCCTGCTTACCCGTCACAGCCAGCTGATGCTGCACTTGGCACTGGATGTAATCCGGCACGCCCTCTTTCCACAGACGCGTACCAAACTCGCCTGCGGTTTTGCATTCCAAGATCTGCACTTCTTCATCGCCTGCTACGGCGTAATCAAGGTTCGCCAGCATCCAGTGCTTATCCGGGTCAGAGTGCTGCAGTACCGCATTCACTCGGCGTACCTTTCTGCCTGTCTGCTGGCTGTATTGCTCAGCTACGATGGGCTCCAGAACATGACCCCAATACACCGGTGAGCTGGGGTCGTCTGAATCCGGCTTTGGTAAGCTCGCATCCCGCCCGGTTTTCACCATCCACAGCTCAAGCTGGGATTGATACGGGTTCATGCCAATGGCTGCAGAGGCATCGCTACTGCCAATGCCCTGCTTGCGCACATTCAGCCATTCGTCACGACTGAGATCTTTGGTGGAGACCAGCCTTAAAGCTGGTCGCTGCTTATGAACTACTGTTGCATTCATGCCCATGGTAATTCCTCCAGACATAAAAAAGCCCCGCAAGAGCACTAGGCTCAAGCGGGGCTTTATGACGTTTTAGTTTTATTAAAGGGTGTTAAACCACAAGGGACATGGCCTGTTCTAGCGCACGGTTTTTGACGGCAGCGCCGGTTCCGAACCAAGCCGAGTCCACGCGATGATCAATCGTCTTAGCTCTGCGGTGGTGATCAATGAATTCGGTTATTGAATTGACTAAGCCATAGGCTGTGCCATCGGATGACGCCAAGGCTGCGCCCATACCCTCGCCCTCATAAAGTGCAAGCGCTTTTGCCATGGCTCGTTCATTGGTTTTGCCAACGCCCTCCTTCACATCTTCCGTAAACACTTTCAAGAAGTAATTTCTGGCCTCGGTGGCTTTTACCTTGCGCTCACTCAGAGTCTTGAGGCGGTACATGAAGTCGTCCCAGGCCGACACCGATATGCCCAACTGCTTCTTCACCAAGTTCGCATCGAAAGCTGTGTTGTGCTTCACCTTGACCGCGTTGGCCGTGGCACCCTTCAAGGCAACAGCGAGTGTGTTGTTACAGACCACGCGGATACTGGTGAACTGTGCGGTGGTTGCCATGGTGCCGTCACAGGCGGTAGCCAATAGCACGTAGGCGTTCGTTTGATCGTTGCCCTTGAGCATGCCGGATTGACCGGTACGGGCAAGGGCCCACATTTTGCGACCGCCCTTCAATACACCGGCGGTATCCAGCTCAAAGCCCGATACCTCAGTCAGGTCCCGATAGAACTCCAGTATTTCTTCTGGCTGAACCACTTTGAACCGATTACCCACGACCGAAAGCGGAGCTTTGGTATCCGAGCGGTAAAGCACCTTACTGTCCGGATACGCCAGGATTTCCCCAAGGTGGCCGGAGCTATTGGTAACGAACCGCACGGGACTTTCTTCAATCTGCCAATCCAGACCGGCCTGCTTCGCCCAAACGTCCAGAGGCTGATTTGATGTGAGTTGATTCCCCAGGCCATGCCAAGGGGTTTGGCCAACATAGGCCATTTGCTCGATGAGATGAGCCATGGTTGTTCTCCTTAGAAAATGCGGGGGGAATTAACGGATGTCGTTCTCAGAGCCGGAATCGGCACTGAAAGAATAACCACACTCTAGGCAGTGGTAATTGTCGAGGACACGGTCGTCCAGGACATCGCCCAGAATCACGCCAGCAGATGCACCGGTTGCGCCGCCCAGAAGCGCACCGATTAAAGCGCCACTGATGCCGCCGACTGCTGCGCCAACAGGACCAGCCACTATTCCCAAAGCCGCACCCGCCTGAGCGCCAGCCGTGGCAGCGGCATACCCGCCATAGGTCCCAGCAGACGCGCCGATGACACCGGCCGTTTTCTTACCGTAGTTGTACTTGCCGATCCGGACAGACTGGCAGTTGGGGCATTGTTCAGGCATTGGATTGACCTCTGTGAATTACTGGGCAAGGCACTGGTTGTGCCGGACTTCACAGGAGTGATATAGGTTTGAAATAATTTCGGATAGACGCGGCTCTGGCATTAATTACCACGCGTTTTCACGACTGCTCAAATACTTGTTAGTGGCAAGCCCCGATATCCTAGACACCTCACAACTTCATGAAATGCTGCGTCTCGAACACAGCTCGGTTTTGATAGTCCGCGTGTTTGGACCTATCGTTAAAGATCCCCAGCCCCATCACAGGCACATCGTCGCCTGCTGCCAACAACGTCGACGTCCTTCCAGTCACTACCGGTGAATTTCCCACAGGGCGCGCAAGGTCAGTAAGCACAACATACTTGTCCATTTTTTTTACACTTAACTGTCTTCACTAAATCGAACTTTTTATAGGTAGTCGAAATAAATAAATTTTTAGCAGTATGGCATGGTATTTGTATATTTTTTAAGTGGTAAGACAAAACCAATATTCAGGCCTTGTCGTGGCCTCAATCAGCCTCTCGTTCGTGGGTCTTTTAGAACAAGAATAGCGGTCAGTGTATGTCGTCTTTGTTGTTCAACAATGTTGCCGCTCTGTCCGATGATTTTATCAACGATCAACTCAGGTCCTGATCTCACCAAATTAATAATATGCTCTCTGATCTGAGATCTGGGTGTTAAACACGGAAAAATCTAGCCCCAGGCTAAGAGGCTAAGAAGTTGGAGATATCTCATGGAAAAATCGTACAGGCATACTTTTAATAGAGTTCTTTGGATCCCTCTGTTTGCCGCCCTTTTATTGGTTGGGTGTGGAGGCGGCGACAGTAGCAGCCCGGACGATACTGGTGACTCGGCCGATTCGAATGACAGCTCACCCCAATCAGTCGGATATCTTGTGGATTCCGCCGTGGGCAATCTGACCTTTTCCGCCAATGGGATCGACGGCGAGACCGATGCGGCAGGTCGATTTGGGTTCAATGTAGGCGAGCCAGTGACCTTCAGGCTTGCAGGCCTTGATCTTGGAACCGTGACATTGAGTGGGACCAACACCATCATCACACCGGCTGAATTGCGTGGCGAGACTCGCGGTTCCGAGCCGTATGGGCGGAGCACAAGAAATCTGCTCAGGCTGCTACAGACACTGGACCGGGACGGCAATCCCGAAAACGGTATTGACTTGCCCAGCCCGACAGAGCTTGAAAATAACGGGCTGGCAGATGTCCTCGCAGGCCAGCAATTGGATGACCCCAATTTTGATACTCAGATTGCGTCTGCACTCGTAGAATTGAACGAGTCGTTTAATACAGCTACCGCTCTGGTCGATGAAGAATCCGCTCTTGCCCATTTCGATCTGACTCTGGAAGGTCTGCAACTGCCAGGGAACATCCTCACACTCAGTGACGGTACGATTTCCCAATGGGATGTCTACACCCAGAATTTTGGCGAATACGCTGGTCGACTTACTTTAAATGACAGCGTCAGCGGTACTTATGAGGAGTGGAATCAATGCAGCGACGAGGGTGATGACAGAGGCTGGATCGGCACTCGTGCTCGCGCCGAGGACCTTTGCAGCAGTCAGAATGCTTCCGATATTACCTGGCAGGTCGATGGCCGGACATTCAGCTTCACTAACGGTGCAATCCGGGATACCTGCACGATTCTTTCAG from Marinobacter sp. LV10R510-11A harbors:
- a CDS encoding DUF932 domain-containing protein, whose product is MAHLIEQMAYVGQTPWHGLGNQLTSNQPLDVWAKQAGLDWQIEESPVRFVTNSSGHLGEILAYPDSKVLYRSDTKAPLSVVGNRFKVVQPEEILEFYRDLTEVSGFELDTAGVLKGGRKMWALARTGQSGMLKGNDQTNAYVLLATACDGTMATTAQFTSIRVVCNNTLAVALKGATANAVKVKHNTAFDANLVKKQLGISVSAWDDFMYRLKTLSERKVKATEARNYFLKVFTEDVKEGVGKTNERAMAKALALYEGEGMGAALASSDGTAYGLVNSITEFIDHHRRAKTIDHRVDSAWFGTGAAVKNRALEQAMSLVV
- a CDS encoding short-chain dehydrogenase; this translates as MSKVKELKFDDIEFEIDSSQQFATVLFDRDGDQEETLITVIKGGKINQFNGDNKYNPSKRRRASCVYVKEEGTDSTIKICTVQHKGSTLVEVHTVSNDEINYLF
- a CDS encoding YqaJ viral recombinase family protein produces the protein MSGGITMGMNATVVHKQRPALRLVSTKDLSRDEWLNVRKQGIGSSDASAAIGMNPYQSQLELWMVKTGRDASLPKPDSDDPSSPVYWGHVLEPIVAEQYSQQTGRKVRRVNAVLQHSDPDKHWMLANLDYAVAGDEEVQILECKTAGEFGTRLWKEGVPDYIQCQVQHQLAVTGKQAADVCVLLCGQELKIYRIERNEELIDALIELERQFWDFVETDTPPPVDGTDSADRALRHLYPIDKGETLDFSQSKDLSQAFDELLAIRSEMETLKSTESHLKQRIQSQMGEASKATFPSGSVSWKRSKDSVGLNTKKLLQDQPGLMDQYPITKSGSRRFLIQA
- a CDS encoding hydrolase or metal-binding protein; translated protein: MIKGLAITPPVLGRISIGRVVEKNGIRLPQKDNQFTITSQVQEKSGWVTHPIDEELRKDAPNGKLRTIPVRMLFNEADLNLRAEYTMFDRKSGRPMCVGNGDTCRRLTQSGVQSLPCPSPTLCEFGKGGLCKPYGRLNVKVGDDDDVGTFIFRTTGYNSIRTLAARLSYYQAVSGGLLAYMPLELKLRGKSTTQSHRTPIYYVDLVIKEGVPLQEAVAQAREKARQMKEEGVDQAALDKAAAKGFENALFEYDEDEMNQVVEEFYPAAADEGSLDNSSVVSKLRKDLNSTKSASG